A region of Sphingobium baderi DNA encodes the following proteins:
- a CDS encoding WecB/TagA/CpsF family glycosyltransferase — MSAQQALPRPQPARPGNSEHGGGAPIARVGGVPVSTLSLQALIRKMLEDAPLRRSLNERAALIFDCNGQGLSMNASDPAFRADLAQADLIHADGQIIVAASRWLGGPVIANRSSTTDMFMDSLKDAAAAGVSYYLLGGEETVNAQCARRITEIAPGLNVAGRRNGFWTRDEEDAVIDAINAAAPDVLWVGTGKPREQAFCVRNRDRIKAGWIVTCGGLFNYVTGDYPRAPMWMQEAGLEWLHRMATRPRQLAWRYLTTNPHALWLIWKHRHG; from the coding sequence ATGAGCGCGCAGCAGGCCCTCCCCCGCCCGCAACCCGCGCGGCCCGGAAACAGCGAGCATGGCGGCGGCGCGCCGATCGCCCGTGTGGGCGGCGTGCCGGTGTCGACGCTGTCACTTCAGGCGCTGATCCGCAAGATGCTGGAGGACGCGCCGCTCCGCCGGTCGCTGAACGAACGCGCCGCGCTGATATTCGACTGCAACGGACAGGGACTGTCCATGAACGCAAGCGATCCGGCCTTTCGCGCCGATCTGGCGCAGGCGGACCTGATCCATGCGGACGGGCAGATCATCGTCGCGGCGTCCCGCTGGCTGGGCGGGCCGGTCATCGCAAACCGTTCCAGCACGACCGACATGTTCATGGACAGCCTGAAGGACGCGGCGGCGGCAGGCGTCAGCTATTATCTGCTGGGCGGCGAAGAGACGGTGAACGCCCAATGCGCGCGCCGGATCACCGAGATCGCGCCGGGGCTGAACGTCGCAGGCCGCCGGAATGGCTTTTGGACGCGTGACGAAGAGGATGCGGTGATCGACGCGATCAACGCCGCCGCGCCCGATGTGCTGTGGGTCGGCACCGGCAAACCACGCGAGCAGGCATTTTGCGTGCGTAACCGCGACCGGATCAAAGCCGGGTGGATCGTCACCTGCGGCGGGCTGTTCAATTATGTGACGGGCGATTATCCGCGCGCGCCGATGTGGATGCAGGAGGCGGGGCTGGAATGGCTGCACCGCATGGCGACACGGCCACGGCAGCTTGCATGGCGCTACCTCACCACCAATCCCCATGCGCTCTGGCTGATCTGGAAGCATCGCCATGGCTGA
- a CDS encoding polysaccharide biosynthesis protein: protein MAEAQAAESPPAAGRIQKIGGIFGRFGLASLSSAVVSVSHLLVQLFSIHHLGASGIGVLAFLLVIIQFGYSLSNALVSTPYTIAVNQEEEVAAGAHDFFFPVNLLLCLSQGLTCAIVAWVMASPAAALVFGIAGTLSLVRWFGRSNAYAHHAPMRAARSDFAYAATILIGLLVASRTGADLAGIGAIILLAGLVGMLCFGTAYLRRHVAMKPARALRQYRTVWKEQSAWTLVGVLSTEATSNAHSYAVTLLAGPAAFAPIAVGMLFFRPVNVCITALTQLERPRMTRAIARGDGRAAIQSERIFMGALVMLWLATCVMAAIVLYGFPGLILKPTLDHSLVVTAVMLCALLSLVQCLQTPMSVLTQARKAFRPLAAQSMRSCVVGLVAVTALTLTVAPVLSIAGVVLSQLVMMLGIWRLDHHWRRQQRAEG from the coding sequence ATGGCTGAAGCGCAGGCGGCGGAAAGCCCCCCGGCGGCAGGCCGTATCCAGAAGATCGGCGGCATTTTCGGGCGCTTCGGCCTTGCCAGCCTTTCGTCGGCCGTAGTGTCGGTCAGCCATTTGCTGGTCCAGCTTTTCTCGATCCATCATCTGGGTGCCAGCGGCATCGGCGTGCTGGCGTTCCTGCTGGTCATCATCCAGTTCGGATACAGCCTGTCCAACGCGCTGGTGTCCACGCCCTATACCATCGCCGTCAATCAGGAGGAGGAAGTCGCGGCGGGCGCCCATGACTTCTTCTTTCCGGTCAACCTGCTGCTGTGCCTGAGCCAGGGGCTGACCTGCGCGATCGTCGCCTGGGTCATGGCGTCCCCCGCCGCCGCATTGGTGTTCGGGATTGCGGGCACGCTGTCGCTGGTGCGCTGGTTCGGGCGGTCCAACGCCTATGCCCATCATGCGCCGATGCGGGCGGCGCGGTCGGATTTCGCCTATGCCGCGACGATCCTGATCGGCCTGCTGGTCGCGTCGCGCACGGGCGCCGATCTGGCCGGGATCGGCGCGATCATCCTGCTCGCCGGCCTGGTGGGGATGCTGTGTTTCGGCACGGCCTATCTACGCCGCCATGTCGCGATGAAGCCTGCGCGCGCGCTGCGCCAATATCGCACGGTCTGGAAGGAACAATCCGCATGGACGCTGGTGGGCGTGCTGTCGACCGAAGCCACGTCCAACGCGCATAGCTATGCGGTGACGTTGCTGGCGGGACCGGCGGCCTTCGCCCCGATTGCCGTGGGGATGCTGTTCTTCCGCCCGGTCAATGTATGCATCACCGCCCTTACCCAGTTGGAGCGCCCCCGCATGACCCGCGCCATAGCCAGAGGCGACGGCCGGGCGGCGATCCAGTCGGAACGCATCTTCATGGGCGCGCTGGTCATGCTATGGCTGGCGACCTGCGTGATGGCGGCGATCGTGCTCTATGGCTTTCCGGGCCTGATCCTGAAGCCGACGCTGGACCATAGCCTTGTCGTCACCGCCGTGATGCTGTGCGCGCTGCTGTCGCTGGTCCAGTGCCTCCAGACGCCGATGAGCGTGCTGACGCAGGCGCGCAAGGCGTTCCGTCCGCTCGCCGCGCAGAGCATGAGAAGCTGCGTCGTCGGCCTTGTCGCCGTGACCGCGCTGACGCTGACGGTCGCGCCGGTCCTGTCCATCGCGGGCGTGGTGCTGTCCCAGCTCGTCATGATGCTCGGCATCTGGCGGCTGGACCATCACTGGCGGCGCCAGCAACGGGCGGAGGGCTAA
- a CDS encoding O-antigen ligase family protein, with translation MASLAWQRSAPLEVKASQPRESKRLILTAQIFYFVFLMMVFIGQRPFAERTQEELVELAANNDGGDLFKQALFIGFALLLAGVQIIRKHPPRYKFSYWPVVIMLAWFCVTCTWGVDPFVSFKRVMQQIIVIYITFCTLSMIGPERLMQSLRSALILSLIICWVSLPIIPAAVHPPSENDRALVGAWRGFFFHKNIAGAVMALCFMVTVNAWIDTKKWIYALWSLMAFVFVVGTKSKTSLALSFAILMVCAIYRALSDSTQKRAVLLLMLALGMVGVLWLYVAYQPVVERIFADPTSFTGRVSIWHVPLAYLEDHPFLGAGFGGFWQVGDLSPSRDYLNQVFQLRTAHSHNGYLEIWVTTGPLGLVMLILSFVALPAWWFLTGTTRENQKLMVPAFAIWVFVLYQNLLETSFFDKDRQVWVIFLAAIATAHATYKARPRRVWNRRFLQSPQSQEPAHG, from the coding sequence ATGGCATCGCTTGCATGGCAGCGCAGCGCCCCGCTGGAGGTCAAGGCGTCCCAACCGCGGGAATCCAAACGGCTCATCCTGACGGCGCAGATATTCTATTTCGTGTTCCTGATGATGGTCTTTATCGGCCAGCGCCCCTTCGCGGAGCGCACGCAGGAAGAACTGGTCGAGCTGGCGGCGAACAATGACGGCGGCGACCTGTTCAAGCAGGCGCTGTTCATCGGTTTCGCCCTGCTGCTGGCGGGCGTGCAGATCATCCGCAAGCATCCGCCGCGATACAAGTTCAGCTATTGGCCGGTGGTCATCATGCTGGCCTGGTTCTGCGTCACATGCACATGGGGCGTCGACCCGTTCGTGTCGTTCAAGCGCGTGATGCAGCAGATCATCGTGATCTACATCACCTTCTGCACCCTTTCCATGATCGGGCCGGAGCGGTTGATGCAATCCTTGCGGTCGGCGCTGATCCTGTCGCTCATCATCTGCTGGGTGTCGCTGCCGATCATTCCGGCGGCGGTGCACCCGCCCAGCGAGAATGACCGGGCGCTGGTCGGCGCGTGGCGCGGTTTCTTCTTCCACAAGAATATCGCGGGCGCGGTGATGGCGCTGTGCTTCATGGTGACGGTCAATGCGTGGATCGACACGAAGAAGTGGATTTATGCGCTGTGGTCCCTGATGGCCTTCGTCTTTGTGGTGGGGACCAAGAGCAAGACGTCGCTGGCCCTGTCCTTCGCCATTCTGATGGTCTGCGCCATTTATCGCGCGCTGAGCGATTCCACGCAGAAGCGGGCGGTCCTGCTGCTGATGCTGGCGCTCGGAATGGTGGGAGTGCTGTGGCTCTACGTTGCCTATCAGCCGGTGGTGGAGCGAATCTTCGCCGATCCCACATCCTTCACCGGGCGCGTTTCGATCTGGCATGTGCCGCTCGCCTATCTGGAGGATCATCCGTTCCTGGGCGCGGGCTTTGGCGGCTTCTGGCAGGTGGGCGACCTGTCGCCGTCGCGCGACTATCTCAATCAGGTGTTCCAGCTCCGCACGGCGCACTCGCATAACGGCTATCTGGAAATATGGGTGACGACAGGACCGCTGGGCCTTGTCATGCTGATCCTGTCCTTCGTCGCCCTGCCCGCCTGGTGGTTCCTGACCGGCACGACGCGGGAGAACCAGAAGCTGATGGTGCCCGCCTTCGCGATCTGGGTCTTCGTGCTGTATCAGAACCTGCTGGAAACATCCTTTTTCGACAAGGACAGGCAGGTCTGGGTGATCTTCCTTGCAGCAATCGCGACCGCCCACGCGACCTACAAGGCGCGGCCCCGGCGCGTGTGGAACCGCCGTTTCCTCCAATCCCCCCAATCGCAGGAGCCTGCCCATGGCTAA
- a CDS encoding glycosyltransferase family 2 protein gives MAKVIICIATCNRPQGLMRTLESIAVLDTRHEVEVVVGDNDAERQEGLVALDRIAKAGYRWPIMGMPVRQRGIPHVRNALTEAALAREGVTHVAMLDDDEAASPRWIDSLVEAAEKWRADVVGGAVLREMDREVDEWAARHPLLQPKSRGASGPVDLIDSTANVLIAARALRAMGPRPFDERMALTGGSDKQLFTAMKRAGHRFAWSEEAVVTELIPASRVTAKWLLMRGYRVGMTDMIVLRTQHGPLRAAASEAPRIVGGFIVGGLGAVATLDRGKRVERLGKLYRAAGKIAGLTGIHYEEYRKVHGA, from the coding sequence ATGGCTAAGGTCATCATATGCATCGCCACCTGCAACCGGCCACAGGGCCTGATGCGGACGCTGGAGTCCATCGCGGTGCTCGACACGCGGCATGAGGTGGAGGTCGTGGTCGGAGACAATGATGCCGAGCGGCAGGAAGGACTGGTCGCGCTCGACCGCATCGCGAAGGCCGGCTATCGCTGGCCGATCATGGGGATGCCCGTCAGGCAGCGGGGCATCCCGCATGTCCGCAACGCGCTCACCGAAGCGGCTTTGGCGCGCGAGGGCGTCACCCATGTCGCGATGCTGGACGATGACGAGGCGGCCTCCCCCCGCTGGATCGACTCGCTGGTCGAGGCGGCGGAGAAGTGGCGGGCCGATGTCGTGGGCGGCGCGGTGCTGCGCGAGATGGACAGGGAGGTCGATGAATGGGCGGCGCGCCATCCGTTGCTCCAGCCCAAGAGCCGGGGCGCGTCGGGGCCGGTCGATCTGATCGACAGCACCGCCAACGTGCTGATCGCCGCGCGGGCGCTTCGGGCCATGGGGCCACGACCGTTCGATGAGCGGATGGCCCTGACCGGCGGGTCGGACAAGCAGCTTTTCACCGCCATGAAGCGCGCCGGCCACCGCTTCGCCTGGTCGGAGGAGGCGGTCGTCACGGAGCTGATCCCGGCGAGCCGCGTCACCGCCAAATGGCTGCTGATGCGCGGCTATCGCGTGGGCATGACCGACATGATCGTGCTGCGGACCCAGCATGGCCCCCTGCGCGCCGCCGCCAGCGAAGCGCCGCGCATCGTCGGGGGTTTCATCGTCGGCGGGCTGGGCGCGGTCGCGACGCTCGACCGGGGCAAACGGGTCGAGCGGCTGGGCAAGCTTTATCGCGCCGCCGGCAAGATCGCGGGCCTCACCGGCATCCATTATGAGGAATATCGGAAGGTGCACGGCGCATGA
- a CDS encoding glycosyltransferase family 2 protein encodes MTTPFFSVVIPLYNRAAQVGETIRSVLSQDWMDYEIVVVDDGSRDDPQPVIEAIGDPRIRYIRQDNAGGGAARNAGIMAAQGRYIAFLDSDDLFLPGKLSIMAKALDGDDGLTVLYSRMKVDRGVDRYWIRPDRGIREDEDVGEYLFCANQFMQTSTMVVCTPLAQDVLFDPALKKGQDLDFCVRLQGAGARFHMIEQPLTIWLDATEAGRTSYVKGYETSLDWLERCGHMLTGRARRGYRATVLAYHMAPIRPVMAIRDLIVGFVAGGVPPKIIARQILRSYLPKPLYRSLVNGFVLRFGKAEPLSHGAKS; translated from the coding sequence ATGACCACGCCCTTTTTCTCTGTTGTCATCCCCCTCTACAATCGCGCCGCGCAGGTCGGCGAAACGATCCGTTCGGTGCTGTCGCAGGACTGGATGGATTATGAGATCGTCGTGGTCGACGATGGATCGCGCGACGATCCCCAGCCAGTGATCGAAGCGATAGGCGATCCCCGCATCCGCTACATCCGGCAGGACAATGCAGGCGGCGGCGCGGCGCGCAACGCCGGGATCATGGCGGCGCAGGGCCGCTATATCGCCTTTCTCGATTCCGACGACCTGTTCCTGCCCGGCAAGCTTTCCATCATGGCGAAGGCGCTGGACGGGGACGATGGCCTCACCGTGCTCTATTCGCGGATGAAGGTGGACCGGGGCGTCGACCGCTATTGGATCAGGCCCGACCGGGGCATTCGCGAGGATGAGGATGTCGGCGAATATCTGTTCTGTGCCAACCAGTTCATGCAGACATCGACCATGGTGGTGTGCACCCCGCTGGCGCAGGACGTGCTGTTCGACCCGGCGCTCAAGAAAGGACAGGACCTGGATTTTTGCGTCCGGTTGCAAGGCGCGGGCGCGCGGTTCCACATGATCGAGCAGCCGCTCACCATCTGGCTCGACGCCACGGAGGCGGGGCGGACATCCTATGTGAAGGGCTATGAGACCTCGCTCGACTGGCTGGAGCGGTGCGGCCATATGCTGACCGGGCGGGCGCGGCGCGGCTATCGCGCGACGGTGCTGGCCTATCACATGGCGCCCATCCGCCCCGTCATGGCGATCCGCGACCTGATCGTAGGCTTCGTCGCGGGGGGCGTGCCGCCGAAGATCATCGCGCGGCAGATATTGCGGTCCTACCTGCCCAAGCCGCTGTACCGGTCGCTCGTCAACGGCTTCGTCCTGCGCTTCGGCAAGGCCGAACCGCTCAGCCATGGCGCCAAGTCGTGA
- a CDS encoding glycosyltransferase family 2 protein — MSTWHSPAALKEAAVHPIFSVVIPTYQRADAIVGAVMSALEQTVMMIEVIVVVDGSTDDTQAALAAVSDPRLRVIVQDNQGAAAARNRGIDEARGRYIAFLDCDDRFLPYHLADLLPLVQQDDNVVAYGQVLADRGGGRNFLKPPRAIADGETIDGYLMCDRGFIQTSSMALSRPLAEKVRYREDVRFGDDTDFAVRLSLAGARFVMTERPGTIWADSKTDQRLSHVRGNVGSLTWLRDLRPHISPRAFAAYMGWHAAKSIWPTSRARAMRYYLEAVCRGAFGPRLAATVFMQIVLPDPVYRRLTDRWIDLSHMVVGRPKI, encoded by the coding sequence ATGAGCACATGGCATTCCCCCGCGGCATTGAAGGAAGCTGCCGTGCATCCGATCTTTTCGGTCGTGATCCCGACCTATCAGCGGGCCGATGCGATTGTCGGCGCGGTCATGTCGGCGCTGGAACAGACCGTCATGATGATCGAGGTCATCGTCGTAGTGGACGGATCGACCGACGATACGCAGGCGGCGCTGGCCGCCGTGAGCGATCCGCGCCTGCGCGTCATCGTGCAGGACAATCAGGGCGCGGCGGCGGCGCGCAACCGGGGGATAGACGAGGCACGGGGCCGCTATATCGCCTTTCTCGACTGCGACGACCGCTTCCTGCCCTATCATCTGGCCGATCTGCTACCGCTGGTGCAGCAGGACGACAATGTCGTGGCCTATGGTCAGGTGCTGGCCGACCGGGGCGGCGGGCGCAATTTCCTGAAGCCGCCGCGCGCCATCGCCGATGGAGAGACGATCGACGGCTATCTGATGTGCGATCGGGGCTTCATCCAGACGAGCAGCATGGCGCTGAGCCGCCCACTCGCCGAAAAGGTGCGCTATCGCGAGGATGTGCGCTTTGGCGACGATACCGATTTCGCGGTGCGGCTGTCGCTGGCGGGCGCGCGTTTCGTGATGACGGAGCGGCCCGGCACGATCTGGGCCGACAGCAAGACCGACCAGCGCCTGTCCCATGTGCGCGGCAATGTGGGCAGCCTGACATGGCTGCGTGACCTGCGTCCCCATATCTCGCCCCGCGCCTTTGCCGCCTATATGGGCTGGCACGCCGCGAAAAGCATATGGCCGACCAGCCGGGCGCGGGCGATGCGCTATTATCTGGAAGCGGTGTGCCGGGGCGCTTTCGGCCCGCGCCTCGCCGCCACGGTATTCATGCAGATCGTGCTGCCCGATCCGGTCTATCGCAGATTGACGGACCGCTGGATCGACCTGTCCCACATGGTCGTGGGAAGGCCCAAGATATGA
- a CDS encoding endo-1,4-beta-xylanase encodes MRRRDFVMGALALGALPSAPARAAIPPSPGLAALARRTGRYFGCAVKSRQLREDPDFTAAVARECDIVVQEYELKRGTTERKQGRYDFSGTDAIMAFARKHDIAGRGHPLVWYAANPDWLDPALHAAKPGPREKLMTDYIRTAMRRYAGWITEWDVVNEAIEPNDGRPDGMRADSMWLRTMGEGYIDTAFHTAREVDPKASLFLTDFGLEHDSTRCERRRTAFLKLLDRLMARGVPVDAVGIQGHLKPYKEGFSQKVFADFLDKITGYGLDISVTEFDLADRGGPPDPDKRDRELAAVAKAFLDVALDNPATRGVVCWGLSDRYSWLSNYPDYKWPDGQLSRGLPLDAAGERKPLWSAIADAFRAAPQMRERGA; translated from the coding sequence ATGAGACGGCGGGATTTCGTCATGGGCGCGCTGGCGCTGGGGGCCTTGCCTTCCGCCCCCGCGCGCGCGGCGATCCCGCCCTCCCCCGGCCTTGCCGCGCTGGCGCGTCGGACGGGGCGCTATTTCGGCTGCGCGGTCAAATCCCGGCAACTCCGCGAAGACCCGGACTTCACCGCCGCCGTCGCCCGCGAATGCGACATCGTGGTGCAGGAATATGAGCTGAAGCGCGGCACGACCGAGCGCAAGCAGGGCCGCTATGATTTCAGCGGCACGGATGCGATCATGGCCTTTGCCCGCAAGCATGACATTGCCGGGCGCGGGCATCCGCTGGTCTGGTATGCGGCCAATCCCGACTGGCTGGATCCTGCGCTGCACGCGGCGAAACCGGGGCCACGCGAAAAGTTGATGACGGATTATATCCGCACCGCGATGCGCCGCTATGCCGGTTGGATCACCGAATGGGACGTGGTGAATGAAGCGATAGAGCCCAATGACGGCCGACCGGACGGGATGCGGGCGGACAGCATGTGGCTTCGCACCATGGGCGAAGGCTATATCGACACGGCATTCCACACGGCGCGGGAGGTTGATCCCAAGGCGTCGCTGTTCCTGACCGATTTCGGGTTGGAGCATGATTCGACCCGCTGCGAACGGCGGCGCACGGCTTTCCTCAAACTGCTCGACCGGCTGATGGCGCGGGGCGTGCCGGTGGATGCGGTGGGCATACAGGGGCACCTCAAACCCTATAAGGAAGGGTTCAGCCAGAAGGTCTTTGCCGATTTCCTCGACAAGATCACCGGCTATGGCCTCGACATATCCGTCACCGAGTTCGACCTGGCCGACCGGGGCGGGCCGCCCGATCCCGACAAGCGCGACCGGGAACTGGCGGCGGTTGCCAAGGCTTTCCTCGACGTGGCGCTGGACAATCCGGCGACGCGGGGCGTGGTATGCTGGGGGCTTTCGGACCGCTATTCCTGGCTGTCCAACTATCCCGACTATAAGTGGCCGGACGGACAATTGTCGCGCGGCCTGCCTCTGGACGCGGCGGGCGAGCGCAAGCCGTTGTGGAGCGCCATCGCCGACGCCTTCAGGGCTGCGCCGCAGATGCGAGAGCGCGGCGCATGA
- a CDS encoding acyltransferase family protein, whose protein sequence is MRVASLTGLRGLAAVAVLLYHIPQQAAFAGFAMPLFSRAYLAVDLFFILSGFVISVGYYEKVGRHWSLPAYGDFLVNRAARVWPLHLVVTVVCIARILINISGSQSIPLTPVNILSNLLMVQSWGWGTEPIAGNSWSVSTEVAAYLLYPLIAAVAFSRWVWVQGLAAVALLWLVSRSGLGASGPMDVLASDSVLTLLRCLGGFALGVIAYRCARMRWARAAFDRPGAFALVCAAIAVALSLPGKQDLLVVCLMPALVLCCYYDGAAARALLANRLSFHLGLISYSIYLWHPLVRDIGARALTVAQRHGVTGVDALFLIGTIAATWLLCWASYHLIEVRGHRAIKWLYDGRRARAKAIGAAAW, encoded by the coding sequence ATGAGGGTCGCTTCCCTGACCGGCCTGCGCGGGTTGGCGGCTGTCGCGGTGCTGCTTTATCATATTCCGCAGCAGGCGGCGTTCGCGGGCTTTGCGATGCCGCTCTTTTCGCGCGCCTATCTGGCGGTGGACCTGTTCTTCATCCTGTCTGGCTTCGTCATATCGGTCGGCTATTATGAGAAGGTAGGGCGGCATTGGAGCCTGCCCGCCTATGGCGACTTCCTCGTCAACCGGGCGGCGCGGGTGTGGCCGCTGCATCTGGTGGTGACTGTGGTGTGCATCGCCCGCATCCTGATCAACATATCGGGTAGCCAGAGCATTCCCCTTACTCCCGTCAATATCCTCAGCAACCTGCTGATGGTGCAAAGCTGGGGTTGGGGGACGGAGCCGATTGCCGGGAATAGCTGGTCGGTGAGCACGGAGGTTGCGGCCTATCTGCTCTACCCGCTGATCGCGGCGGTGGCCTTTTCGCGATGGGTGTGGGTGCAGGGGCTGGCGGCGGTGGCGCTGCTGTGGCTGGTGTCGCGCTCCGGGCTGGGCGCGAGCGGTCCCATGGACGTGCTGGCGTCGGACAGCGTGTTGACGCTGCTGCGCTGCCTTGGCGGCTTTGCTCTGGGGGTGATCGCCTATCGCTGCGCGCGGATGCGCTGGGCGCGGGCGGCGTTCGACAGGCCGGGAGCGTTTGCGCTGGTCTGCGCGGCGATTGCCGTGGCGTTGTCGCTGCCGGGGAAGCAAGACCTGCTGGTGGTCTGCCTGATGCCCGCGTTGGTGCTGTGCTGCTATTATGACGGCGCGGCGGCGCGGGCGCTGCTGGCCAATCGGTTGAGTTTTCACCTCGGCCTTATCAGCTATTCCATTTATTTGTGGCATCCGCTCGTGCGCGACATCGGGGCGCGGGCGTTGACGGTGGCCCAGCGGCATGGCGTGACGGGCGTGGACGCGCTGTTCCTGATCGGCACCATCGCGGCGACATGGCTGCTTTGCTGGGCGAGCTATCATCTGATCGAGGTGCGCGGGCATCGGGCGATCAAATGGCTCTATGACGGCCGTCGCGCCCGCGCCAAGGCCATCGGAGCCGCCGCCTGGTGA
- a CDS encoding glycosyltransferase family 2 protein yields MNPSAPIWIAVPTFRRPDRLRHLLERMGDVVRRGDVVVLVAENDARGQEGAAVARALEAAGYPLPLHVLIVEQPGLCAVRNAITEAAMADPAMRLLAMIDDDEWPQPGWLDALIACQAETGAEVVGGPVDPQFSAPPPRWVSETLVFRAEERPKGVTDMLWASNNLLLTRRALERVAPPWFDMRFNRSGGEDLDFLMRLRAAGGTFGWAPHARVSEWVPAERTRLSWVLRRMWRIGCTETLARRKQRPGLTGGLALFARSLALLGLRTAGLAGMLMPGARRVDIVGQWVKCWGRLHALAGGSQTLYGAD; encoded by the coding sequence GTGAACCCGAGCGCGCCGATCTGGATCGCTGTCCCCACCTTCCGCCGCCCGGACCGGCTTCGCCACCTGCTTGAGCGCATGGGCGATGTGGTGCGGCGGGGCGATGTGGTGGTGCTGGTCGCGGAGAATGACGCGCGCGGGCAAGAGGGCGCGGCGGTGGCGCGGGCGCTGGAGGCGGCGGGCTATCCCCTGCCCCTGCATGTCCTGATCGTGGAGCAGCCGGGACTTTGCGCGGTACGGAACGCCATTACGGAAGCGGCGATGGCCGATCCGGCGATGCGGCTGCTGGCGATGATCGACGATGACGAATGGCCACAGCCCGGCTGGCTCGACGCGCTGATCGCCTGTCAGGCGGAAACAGGAGCGGAGGTCGTGGGCGGGCCGGTCGATCCGCAGTTCAGCGCGCCGCCGCCCCGCTGGGTGAGCGAGACGCTGGTTTTCCGGGCGGAGGAACGGCCCAAGGGCGTCACGGACATGCTGTGGGCGAGTAACAACCTGCTTCTTACGCGCAGGGCGCTGGAGCGGGTCGCGCCGCCCTGGTTCGACATGCGCTTCAACCGTAGCGGGGGGGAAGATCTGGATTTTCTGATGCGGTTGCGCGCGGCGGGCGGGACGTTCGGCTGGGCGCCGCATGCGCGGGTCAGCGAATGGGTGCCGGCTGAGCGCACCCGCCTGTCATGGGTGCTGCGGCGGATGTGGCGCATCGGCTGCACGGAAACGCTGGCAAGGCGCAAGCAAAGGCCGGGGCTGACAGGCGGACTTGCGCTGTTCGCGCGGTCGCTCGCGTTGCTGGGGCTGCGGACGGCGGGGTTGGCGGGGATGCTGATGCCCGGCGCGCGGCGGGTCGATATAGTGGGCCAGTGGGTGAAGTGCTGGGGCCGCCTGCACGCCTTGGCGGGCGGTTCCCAGACACTTTATGGCGCAGACTGA